GTATTTTCAGCCACTCCCCATCGCTCTCCCATCACCCCCAGATGGGATAGTCTCAttccaggaaaacaagctcagggtGCCCACAGAGTCTGTATTATAGTGAGTTGTATAactatttcattatatatcacaacataataataacagaaataaagtccacaataaatgtaatacccTTGAATCATCCAGAAATCACCCCCTCTACCACGTCTCTAGAAAATTTGTCTTCCAGGAAACCAGTTCCTAGTGCCAAAAAAAGCTGGACACTGCTGATTTAGAGGATTGcttctctcttcctttatctATGTATTTCCCTGAAAACTGGTAGTTAGATCTAGACTTGTGTTCAACAAATTTTATCGAAACATTTAATTTGTAGTTACATATATTTCTTATGGCATCTCTTAAGAGACATAATCGCTAGTTGCCTCACTTTAATGTATGCTGAGATGCAGCAGGTCCTGATGTTGCCAACCTCATGCATGCATTATAAACTTCACCTTTGACCTTTCATCTTATGGTTTTATCATCCATGGATGATCTTGACCAAGATCCACTAATTCATGAGAATGTTGCGAAACAATGGTTTCTTCTTTCTACCACTGCTGAATTTAATTCCTGGAAATCTTCAATTAATAAGAGCATTCTTTCAAATGTTTATAGTTACATGAAATATGCTTCATACAAACAAAAATAGCATAAATATTGGTGATTATTTCCCTTTCTCAGTGTCCATGACGGTGACTTTGTGCCCTAGCAATCTGCCACAGTGGCAAATTACATGTTATCTATTAACATTTGGAACTcctgaatttttatatatttaatttgtttcAGTGGATTTGATCTGATGCTAAAATTATCTCACTTTCAGCCTCATCAAATGGATTCCTAAACTTTTTGTTCAGCTCTTGCTAATCTTTGAAGGCCCTCAAATTCCTGGTCCTTCAAAATTCTCAGGCTTATCTTGTTCATTCCTTGGCCCAGTCCTGAAATCAGTCATCTCTTCCACAACCCATGGACCTTAGGGTGGGAATGGAATTTAGAGGCCGCATGATCTGGAATTTCacaattcacgtactgttgaaacctggcttggagaattttgaacattacttcactagcatgtgagatgagtacaactgtgcagttgtttgagcattctttggcattgcctttcctaggggttggaatgaaacctgacctttcccagtcctgtgaccactgctgagttttccaaatttgctggcatatcgagtgcagcactttcacagtatcatcttttaggatttgaaatagctcaactggagttccatcgcctccactagctttgttggtagtgatgcttcctaaggcccacttgacttcacattccagggtgtctggctctagatgagtgatcacaccattgtgattatctgggtcatgaagatcttttttgtacagtttttctgtgtattcttgccacctcttcttaatatcttctgcctctgttaggtccatacaatttctgtcctttatcgagcccatctttgcatgaaatattcccttggtatctctaattttcttgaagagatctctagtctttcccattctatcattttcctctatttctttgcactgatcactgaggaaggctttcttatctcttcttgctgttctttggaactctgcattcaaatgggtatttctttccttttctcttttgcattttgcttctcttcttttcacagctatttgtgaggcctcctcagacagcctttgcatttctttttcttggggatggtcttgattcctgtctcctgtacaatgtcacgaacctctgtccatagttcatcaggcactctattagatctaatcccttgaatctattctcacttccactgtataatcataagggattttatttaggtcatacctgcatggtctagtggttttccctactttttcaatttaagtctgaatttggcaataaggagttcatgatctgagccacagtcagctcccggtcttgtttttgctgactgtatagagtttctccatctttggctgcaaagagtataatcaatctgattttggtgttgactatctgatgatggccatgtgtagagtcttctgctgttggaagagggtgttgctatgaccagtgcattctcttggaaaaacgctattagcctttgccctgcttcattctatactccaaggccaaattttcctgttactccaggtgtttcttgacttcctacttttgcattccagtcctctataatgaaaaggacatcttttttgggtgttagttccagaaggtcttataggtcttcatagaaccattcagcttcttcagcattactggtcggggcatagacttggtttaccatgatattgaatggtttaccttggaaaggaacagagatcattctcatttttgagactgcatccaagtactgcatttcagactcttttgttgactatgatggctactccatttcttctaagggagttttgcccatagtagtagaatggtcatctgagttaaattcacccattccagagaTTACAGTAGTCTCTCTGTATTCTGAGAATTTTCCAagtcaaacacacacagagactgatAGAGGTAAAGGTTTTACAGAGACATTCATGTTTCTTATCAGATCCACCATTACCCTAAAGGGGACAATTAGGGCAGATCAAAGCATATGTAATTAGCTACTCTTGGTCACCACTGCATGCTCAGAACTTGATCTTCCCTGAGTACTTGGCCCCAGGAAGAAGCATAAAGTGGCTTGCGCTCCTCAGGCTGGTGGCCCTGTCAAAGCGCATAGTCATGTAAGTATGGGGACTGTAAGTAGCATCATCTCtctttctgggctttctcttttcATCCTCTTATTCTTCCACCTATCAGGGTTAGAAGAGAAAATAATCACTTCCTGGAAGTCTTAAACTTCAGCTGTCACTGATTGATGAGATTCTTGTCATGGGCACCATGGAGGGCAAGGTTCACGGGTCAGGACTGCAGGGTTGCATACCCCTAGGAGTACCAGTCACATCATGACCTATATAAAGATGGCACTCCTTGGAACTGTTCAGTGCATGACCTGTATAGCTATAAGTGTGGTGCTACAGAAAAGCATTTCTCCTGCATTTGCTTTAGgtcttctctctgctctctctcctcctctgtgtatatgtgtcagtGTCTTCATCTGCGTAGGCTCCAAATGGTCATCTGGTTTACCCAAGATTACACAACAGAACCTGTATGCAGACCTAGGTCTTTGACACGTCTTTGCATGGCATTCTGACAAAAGGTGACTCTCATAAAAATGCTTGGAGGATACACAGTGCCATTACAATGCCAGATACAACAGTCATACCTGGTTACTGccatttctttgtttccttttccctATGGCCACCTGGAGACGGAGGCgccagaaagggaaagaaagtgaagttgctcagtcatgtccaactctttgcgaccccatggactgtagcccaccaggctcctccatccatggcattttctaggcaagagtactggagtgggttaccatttccttctccaggggatcttcccaaccccgggatctaacccaggtctcccgcattgtgggtagatactttaccatctaagtctCCAGGGAATtccaatttttatatataaaaaggaGACGCTAGGCTGGGCCTTAAAGAGGAAACTGGAGAGCTTCTCAAACGAAGGGACCTCTGAGCAGAGGTTGTGAGGAGGAGCAGTTGGAAGTGATTTCAGGCCCTAGGATATCCAGAGGGAGGCAGGACAGTGGGAATCAAGGGTGGCCAGGCTGCCAAGTCTGCCCTAACCTCCGTCCCTGGCCCCTGTAGATGGCTTATGTTGGCAACATCACCATTGGAACACCACCTCAAGAGTTCCGGGTCATCATTGACAAGAGCTCGTCTGACCTCTCCATCCTTGGCATCTGACAGATATggatctcttgcgttggcagttGCATACCAGACATATGACCCCCAAGATGTCCACCACCTTCCAAGTGCAAGTGGAGGAAATTCGACCTCCACTATGGCTTTGGAAAGATAACAAGAGTTCTTGCCAGTGAAACTATTTGGGTAATGGGGGAACCAGGGGCTGAGTCCGGGCTGGCCCTGGGAGCAACCACTGCCTGCAAAACAGATGCACGACCAGCTGGGAGGGACCGTCTTTCTGAAAGTCCCCTAGTGGCTGGCCACCTGCCCAGCAGGGCCCTGTCCCTGGGGAGACAGCTCCCCTGCTGACACACAAACTCCCAAAACAATGAACCCCAGAGAGGGGCTTGGGATGTGAACTTGCATCTCCATTACCCAACGTTCATTTTGCTGGAGCAGGAAGAAGGGGCAATAAAGCACCCCCTTGTATATTCACAGGCTCTACAGGGCACTTTTGTGGTAATAACTTGTTTCATCCTGCAACATCCCCAGGCAGGAGGTACTATTATTAGCTCAGGATAAAGATGAGGGACATGAGGTGCACAGAGCGAGGACCTTGCCAAGGTCACATATTTTTTCAGTGGAGCTTCGCTGACCTTCAGGACTCAAGTAGGTGTGGGTTTGGGGAGAGGATAAAACTGATCTGGTTCCCCTGGGGCAGCACAGGGCTTCAGATATCCAGGCAGGGGAATCAGGGGTCACAGATGTAAGATGGGTCTGATAAAAGGGTTCTCACTCTAGGGGGCCTTTGAGACTAATAAAAACTATGGcctgccccccacacacacacaaagtgcctGAGTATGCCCTCCCTGTGTTTCTCTGTctcggtctctctctctctgtcacacacacacacacacacaccacacacacacacacacacacacacacacacacacacacacacacacacacacaagtgtgcaCGTCCCCAAAAGCCTGATATCCAGGCAAAATTTTCATTAGAACCCAGCCAGTGACATTGCATAATGGCTTCTGCCTGCCTGGGCACATGTAGAATCCACAATGCATTGCAATGAATTCAGGTCATGTTTGTCATCAGATCacgaaagtgaaactgttagtcactcagtcttgcaaccccatggacttagctcgccaggcttgtctgtccgtggaattctccaggcaaaatactggagtgggttgccatttccttcaccaggggaaccttccaacccagggaatgaacctgggtctcctgcattaacaggcagattctttactgtctgagccacaagggaagcccatcagaTCATAGTGTTGCCAAAGAGAAGACTAGTCTGCTCTCTATTCGTTGTATCCTTAGAGGGGGACCATTCAGTCCTGTCCTGAGTCTGGTTGCCCCACCTGTACAGAAGACATGAGATCAATTTGGCTCACTCAGATGGTGtttgcaggagaagcaggtgttGTTAAAATCCACAGCCCCACACAAATGGAAGCCCAATTCCTATCCCAGCTTGTCCTACCCATCTGAGGTCAACTGAGGCCTCAGTTCTTCTCTGCAGTGCTAATGGCATTTGCACCAAACAGCCCAGCCTCGCTTCCCAGCGCTTTATGTGGGAACACTCTCCTGTCTCACAGGTTGGGACAGCTGCTGCCAGGAACCAGACAATTGGCCTGACCAAGAATCAGATTGGTGGGTTCCTGGAAAATTCAACTTATGATGGCATCCTGGGCTTGGCCTACCCCAGCCTCGCCAGGCATGAAGCCACCCCTCTCTTCGACAACCTGAAGAGACAAGGAGTCATTTCTCAACCTGTCTTTGCCTTGTTCCTGAGCAGGTAAGTCTGAGCTGGACAAGCCCTTCCTCCAAACTAGCTCTAAGATGCTTTCAGTTGCATGAAAAAGCATAGGCCACCTCATCCAGAAGATTCCTGAGGGATAGTCTAGTCGAGGAGAACTACGGCCCCAGGATCACAAATGGCCCCATCACTGGGTTTTTGTCAATAAAAAAAAGGTTGTGTTTCATCGGAACACAACCATTCTCATGGATTCAAGGGTGCAGTTTGGTCCAGTGGGatggagaaggagggagagaaatggTCCAGGATATGGCTGGAGGAAAAAGTAACAGGATTTGCTGATGAATTTGATGCAGAAGGAGAGGGATGGTGGGAATGTTTCCTTCCTCACTAACATTTCACCGGGAACCCAGGACGAGCTACAGAATTTGCAGGAGCCAgcgcaaaatgaaaatgtggaacCCCTTGTTCAAAACATATTAGGAATTTCAAGACAGGGAGAGTGGAGGTGGGCAGCCTGCTCAGCTTGAAGTCCCATAGACAGCACAGGTCACAGGCAAGAGAAGCCAACCCTGGGTGAGCCTGAACCTATGTTCTTAGCTCCCTCAGACATCAGGTTTCCTGAAAACTGACAGGCTAGACAAGGAGGAAGCCCGACCCCTCCAACAGAGAGTCCTCTGAGGGTATATCTGAGCATTCAGGTGGCTGGAAAGGTCCAGACCCTCTTCAGAAGGATGGGTAGTCAGAGCTAGGCCTGGTTGGAGCCAGACTGACCAGCTTTGAACCTCTTCTGTGACACTCATTAGGTGGGGACCGACCCTGGTCAGGTACTCAAGCTCTCCAAGCATCCGTTTCCGCACGTGTAAAATAGAGACGGTAGTAGTGCCTCTGATGGGTGAAGAAGCACAGTCCTCAGACAGCGCCTGGTGTTACTCTCCTCCAACGagccccttcttccttctctcttcagAGAGCCACCGAAGAGCAGCTTGCTGATGCTTGGTGGGGTGGACCACGCCTACCATAACGGGGCTCTCAAGTGGGTACCAGTGACCCAAGCCCGCTTATGGCAGATAACCATGAACCGGTAAGCCTCCCCCTCTGAGGGCCACCCCAAATGATCCTCCCACACATGCACAtggacacatacagacacacacaaatgcactcacAGTCACATACAGACGTGctgcacacgcatgcacacataaaaacatacagagacacatataaacacatatgCAGGCAAACATATAAACTCAGAGAGATGCACAGGAACACACACCACCCACGGGTTCAtttgcctcagggctgctgatAGGGCCTCTCACCAGGATCCTGAAAGGGTCCAGAGAGGCCTAGGAAGCAGGGGGAGGGCTGCACCCCTGTGCTGTGAGGTGGGGAGCCCGGCTAGAGGACCCTATAGTGTGGTGAAAAGAGGATCAGGAGGCATTTCACCAACCTGAACAGGACTGTGTGAAGATGACCTACTGAGCAGAGCCACACAGGACCTACAGTGTTCTCAGTACACAAAAATGCCAGTTGAagcactgggaaaactggtctccTCAGAGAGAAGTTACCCAGCACGAAGAGAGTTTGGCTGCAGTCTTGAGACCTGAGAGCAACCCATAAAAAGAGACACCCCTCCTGACCAGGGCTACTTACCACCCAAACTGGGCACACAGTGGGGCAGGGGCTGTGACTGAGTCAGGAAGCTGGGGTGCAGGAGTGGCCTGAGAACAAGGGGCAATAATTGATGGGGTTCTCTGTGATGCCCTCAGGCCACAGCTTCCCTGCTCTTTGGAGGCCCCTGGGTCTGCTCATGCTCCCCTGGCAGGGGCCTCAGGGTCTGAGCCGGATGAGGGGGCAGTGCTGGGAGACAAACTCACCCACACTCTGACCATCTGCTGTCCTAGAGACCTGCATCTTCACTGTATGGGCCGACCCATCATTGGTGAGACACAGATACAGGTCTCTGGGtgttcctcattcattcattcaacagacataCATTGTGCATCGCCTGGTGTGCTGGGCACTTGAGGGAGGCACTGAGGATTCAACTTGCCGTCACATCTAGTGAGGCAGACGTGCATGAAACGACATGAAATGAAGTTCACACACAGTGAATTACCACCTTGGTACATGCTAGACCTGGGGAGGAGTCTACAGAGACTCTGATCTAGGACAGGAGCCTGATCTAGTCTGGGGGGAAGACTTTCCTGACATAGTGGCAATTAACCTGGAAGATGAAGAAAAATTAGCTAGGCCAAGGAGATGGGGTCTTCTAGGAAGGTCACCAGCACAAGTCCAGGCCCTGAGACACGAAAGAGCCTGGTGCCTGCAAGAACTGAAAGGAAGTCAAAAAGATAATGtgaccagagaaaaagaaaactgagtcaGGGCAAGAGCTGAAGGGCTTTTCAGGAGACAGTCAGCCAGGGGGCAGTCACTGAAGAGGCTTCAGAGTGATCCTGGTGCCTGCTTTGTCCCTCTGTCTCTCAGCGTCTCCATAAACAAAATGGTGGCTGCTTGTCCTGGCAGATGTCGGGCTATTGTGGACAGTGGGAGCTCAGTGCTGGCTGGCCCAACTCAAGTGGGCCACAGCATCTTCAAACACATCAACCCCAATCCCAAGGAGAAAAACCAGGTGAAGGGTCATGCCACAGGATCATTCCTGGGCTCTGCACACACCAAGGATCACCTGGGCCAACCTCCCTCCTGCTTTCTTTCACAGCTTGATTTCATGCGACAGTGCCAAGACCCTGCCTCCTATTATCTTCACTGTCAATGGCATGGActtcccagtgtcccccaaatACTACCTCCAGAAGGTGAGAGGACAACTTTGGGGTCTGGTTCCCAAGTTTGGGATTTGCAAGAACTCTTGGGCTGCCGTTGGGGGGAAGGGACCCTCTACAGGCCAAGCCATACCATGGCAGATGCTGCTGAGCCCCTGTGGCTGGGCCAGTGCCTCCCACAAAACCAACCACGTGAGAGTAAAGGGCCGTCTGGGACATCCATCCTCCTGAACTAAATGTGGAGACACCACCCCATGCAGGCATGGTGGGAGTCACAAGGAGAGGGGAACACTGAGGGCCTCAGTCCTCACAGAGCTTCCGTTCAACCAGAGACCTCAGATGCAGAAACATGGAAAGTCAGCTCTAGCAACCCCTGAAATAGAACAGGTGACAAGAAGGATGTCTGGGACAGTCTCATTGTGCTGTCCCACCGTACGGGTCAATAGTCTCCCCTTCCCAACTCGAAAGACTCCAGGTTGAGATCATAAATTACATGCTGACCCTAGAACTTCACTGCAACTTCACACTCTGTGAGTTGGGGTTCTGACCCCTCTGTGGGGAGGTTGGACGCTAAGGTAAATAAAGGATGTACTGTGACTGCTCAGCCCCAGCACAGGGTGGAGGCTTCACGTCAGCTCCCTGTGGGAGTTCAGAGCAGGCCGATGGGCTCAAAGGAGGCTTGGAAGAAGAGACGGAATTGCAGAAATTCTAAACACCCCAGCCTCATGGAGGAACGAGGAAGCCTGCTTGGGTTGAGTTGATCTGTATTGGATTCCTTACAAATGGTAGCCCCGGGTGCTGTACAAAGGGGTCCAGGGGCAGATGACGGGTGATAAGGGATACAGACCAGGGGAGCTTCAGGACAAGTTACCCAACCCAGTCTGGAGTGGCCAAATAATGTGAGTGTGAGACCAGAAAAGTTTCCTAGATGGCCTGAGAGCAGTATAAAGAACGCATTGTGACAATGGGAAACCAACAACCACCTACTGTGTAGCTCAGGGAgccctgctcagtgttatgtggcagcctggatgggaggggagtttgggggagaatggatacatgtatacgtatggctgagtcccattgctgtccacctgaaactatcacaatactgTTAATTGGCTACCCTCCATTAAAAAGTTGaacatttttttagaaaaaataatgggTTGTGGCCAATGGAGAGCTAAACAGGCATTcttagagagaaaaaagagagcaagagtcagaaggaaagaaacagcagCATGTGAGGGGAACTATGGGCCATTCttgttctttatttaaaaaatacattgaagtagaactgatttacaatgttgtgttaatttctgctctgcACCTAAGCcactcagttttatatatattcaaatacatACATGCGGCTGCTGCTTAGGCGCTTCAGCTTGCctaactctgtgagaccccatggactgcaacccgccaggctcctccatccaggggattctccaggcaagaatactggagtgggtggccatgtcctcctccaggggatcttcccaacccaggaatcgatctcctgcattgcgggcagaatctttaccactgagccaccagggaagcccacaaatataTACCagctcttttttatattctttcccattacagTTTATCATGAGATACTGAATacagttacctgtgctatacagtaggactttgttatttaaatatcaaatattagTTCGCATCTGTTAATACCAAACTCCCAATcgtcccctccccacacccctctCACATGTTTTGGCCCTTCTTGTTCCTATACCCTCACTACTGCAGCTGCTATGAGGGCCACTTGATTCTTcccaaagaaggggaaaaaatgggaaagCTCTCTGCTCTGGATATTGAGGGGGTGGCAGGTAAGTGCTCACGCTGCctggtgtgtgtttctgtctcccCCAGGTTTCTAAAGACATCTGCTTTATCAGCTGTCACGGGGGCACGGAAGACATGAGCCCCTCAGAGACCTGGGTCCTGAGTGACATCTTCCTGAGAGCATATTTCACAGTTTTCGATCGGAGTAAAAACAAGATTGGCCTGGCTCCCTCAGTGTAAATGCTGGGCTGCTTCAGGAATCACTCCaaagacacactcacacagaggGCACTCCCTCCCAGGGATGCTGAGGCACTGCTTTTGGGGCTCTGCAAGCCCTGTCCTCAGCAAAGAATAAAGGATTTCATCTCAATGGAGCTCACACAAATGGCTgcctctctgagtcaggaaggtaCATCACAACCGGGCAGGATCTAGAATCAAGTCTGAAGCACAAACGAGAGGAGCCCAGCTCCAACTGGCTTCAAGAAAAGGGAGACTTATTGGAAGGATACAGGTATCCAGGATACAGGAAAAAGAACAGATCCAAAGATCTCAGGGACTGGACTCAAGAAATCAGAAGCCATCAGTTCACTCTTTCCTCACActtccccttctctcttctttgATTCTCAGCCTGACAGCTTTCTTCCCGCAGGTTTCTACACCTAGTGAGAGAGTTTCAAGCTGCCTGCCTCACGCCTTGATCTCTCTAAGGCAACTAACCAGTAAGGAAAGAAGCTCAGAAGACATCAGGGTGCAAGGGAGGGCTCTGAATGGACCGTCTCAGATCGTGTGTCCAGTCCTGGACCAAGCATCCTGGCAGGGGCATGGCGTCCTATAATTGGCTTAATTCGTCACCTGGCCCTGCCCCCACAGCATGTGATCGACCGGTTCCTCATTAACAGACCCTGAGAAAGAAtcgttttcttctttcctgatcctttccttctttctttcttccttctctcctcctttaattcctttctttgttttgtctcctctgagcattcacctccacaGAGCTCACAAACCTAGGTGTGAGAAAACTTCAGATTCCTCCAGGGACCACATCAGTCAAGAGAACAACAAACTCAAGATGTCTGGATGGAACTCAGATCAATAGAATTCAGCTTCGTGCTCCCTTCAtgactcagtggtcaagaatccacctgccaatgcaggagacataggttcgatccctgatccagtaAGAACGCACATGCCAAGGATCAATTAAGCCCGTggaccacaactattgagcctgtgctctagagtccagaaACCACACTGCTGAGCTCACGTGCAGTCACTACTGAGACCCACATGCCCtccagcccatgctccacaacaagagaagccattgcaatgagaagctagCAAACACATTAGAAATACATTGGAAATAAGACAATGGGGGTAAAAACCCCAACGTGGTCACTTACTGTGCAGCACCCTACCTAACTAGGACTCACTTCTAGGATTcacttcatctgcaaaataggcTCATCGCCTAACTTGAAGTGTACCCAGAATCTCATATGTTTACAAAGCCCCAGAACCCTGCCAACACCACATGGCAACAAGACAAAAAGAGTAAGAGCTACTGCTACCCTAAggggggtgggggaaaaaaacaaaaacaaaaaacagaagcttCCCAGATGAAATCTACAAAGAAATTTTTCTGCATAATGAAAATACAAAGGCACCAAGCCAGATTTCTGAGATaatctagggggaaaaaagcttTTCTGGGCATATGACTGTCACGAGTTCTTGTTTCAGGGTCCAGTCTTTCTCCCCAAGTCCTAACTCCCAGGCCTGTGCAGGGCCTGGAAAGTCAGCCAAAGAAAAGTCTTCTTTCCCAAGTCCCTCTGTCATCACTACCAGCAGCTCTAGGGCTGACAGTCACAGACCTCACAGGTTTAGCATCCTTGGGGGCACCAGTAGGAAATGGGACTCCTGGGTAAGAAGCAGGCAGCCGATGAAGAGGGTAGAAAAGCCCCTAGCCAGCAACAGTATTACTGGGATACAGCTGGAGTGAAAGGAAGTGAGTCTGTGAAGTTTCCAGAGTTAAGGGTGGACATCACCAGGGTGAGTGAACCCAGACAATGGGCAGCTGAAAAAGCACTGACTTCTCTCAGGGGCAGAAACACTGAGGTGTAGAGTCAACTTTGCCagtaacacacaaacacacaccactgCTCTTGGAACCCAGGAGGAACTAGACATACCTTGGGGATACACAAACACCAATGACCTTTGTACCCAGCAGGCCCAGAACTAGGGACTGgccagtgatgctgggaaaaggatAGGGGCCAGGAGCAGA
This window of the Capra hircus breed San Clemente chromosome 29, ASM170441v1, whole genome shotgun sequence genome carries:
- the LOC102169460 gene encoding pregnancy-associated glycoprotein 2-like — translated: MAYVGNITIGTPPQEFRVIIDKSSCPPPSKCKWRKFDLHYGFGKITRVLASETIWVGTAAARNQTIGLTKNQIGGFLENSTYDGILGLAYPSLARHEATPLFDNLKRQGVISQPVFALFLSREPPKSSLLMLGGVDHAYHNGALKWVPVTQARLWQITMNRVSINKMVAACPGRCRAIVDSGSSVLAGPTQVGHSIFKHINPNPKEKNQSLISCDSAKTLPPIIFTVNGMDFPVSPKYYLQKVSKDICFISCHGGTEDMSPSETWVLSDIFLRAYFTVFDRSKNKIGLAPSV